The Solenopsis invicta isolate M01_SB chromosome 12, UNIL_Sinv_3.0, whole genome shotgun sequence genome window below encodes:
- the LOC105196038 gene encoding succinate dehydrogenase [ubiquinone] flavoprotein subunit, mitochondrial, which translates to MIDHCYDVVIAGAGGAGLRAAFGLGKKGYRVAVVSKLFPIRSHTVAAQGGINAAFPGEKDNWLYHMYDTVKGSDWLGDQDAIHLLAREAPRAVYELENYGCPFSRTEEGKIYQRAFGGQSLKFGKGGQAKRTCAVADRTGHSLLHTLYGQSLRYDVHYFIEYFALDLLMHGRCCKGILAWELETGLLHRFRAHHTVIATGGAGRCYYSTTAAHACTGDGMAIACRAGLPLQDMEFIQFHPTGIYGSGILITEGSRGEGGKLVNSAGEFFMEKYAPVAKDLASRDVVSRAVTVEILEGRGVGEKKDHIYLQLNHLPAELIHKKLPGISHLAWVFAGVDVTKQPIPVIPTVHYNMGGIPTNWRAQVLTRENEEDRPIEGLWAAGETACASVHGANRLGANSLLELVIFGKAIADQIDCIARPGERHEDLSSDIGEQSICRFDATRYAKGCVPVVELREEMQRTMQRFCGVFRTCDILQRACREMSRLYTCDLPDLCVQDQSLIWNTELAEALELQNMMLVCMHIVYAAENRKESRGSHSREDYKDRVDEYDYTKPLEGQKKRPYTEHWRKHTLTWAQEDGTIFISYRPVIDTTLDETEAQHVPPAIRTY; encoded by the exons ATGATAGACCACTGCTATGACGTAGTTATAGCAGGAGCGGGAGGCGCAGGATTAAGGGCAGCCTTTGGTCTTGGTAAAAAAGGATATCGTGTAGCAGTAGTATCAAAACTATTCCCAATTAGATCACATACCGTGGCAGCTCAGGGTGGCATAAACGCCGCGTTCCCCGGAGAGAAGGACAATTGGCTGTACCACATGTATGATACAGTAAAGGGATCTGACTGGTTGGGTGATCAGGATGCTATTCATCTACTCGCGAGGGAAGCACCTCGAGCGGTCTACGAACTCGAAAATTACG GCTGTCCGTTTAGTCGTACGGAAGAGGGTAAGATCTATCAGCGTGCCTTCGGTGGCCAGTCGTTGAAATTTGGCAAAGGCGGCCAGGCTAAGCGAACCTGCGCTGTCGCTGATCGAACCGGCCATTCGCTGCTTCACACTCTCTACGGTCAGAGCCTACGCTACGATGTGCATTATTTCATCGAGTATTTCGCCCTCGACCTGCTCATGCACGGCCGATGCTGCAAAGGGATCCTCGCCTGGGAATTAGAGACTGGACTTTTGCACCGATTTAGGGCTCATCATACA GTGATCGCAACGGGTGGTGCCGGAAGATGTTACTACTCTACTACCGCGGCACACGCCTGCACCGGTGACGGCATGGCGATCGCGTGTCGGGCGGGATTACCGTTGCAGGACATGGAGTTCATTCAGTTTCACCCGACCG GCATTTACGGTAGCGGCATACTCATAACCGAGGGTAGCCGAGGGGAAGGCGGCAAACTCGTCAATTCCGCGGGAGAGTTCTTCATGGAGAAGTACGCGCCCGTGGCTAAGGATCTAGCCTCCCGCGACGTTGTGTCGAGAGCTGTGACTGTTGAAATACTGGAAGGAAG GGGCGTCGGGGAAAAGAAAGATCACATTTATCTGCAATTAAATCACCTGCCGGCCGAGCTGATACACAAAAAACTACCCGGGATCTCGCACCTCGCCTGGGTATTCGCCGGAGTGGATGTGACTAAGCAACCGATCCCCGTGATTCCCACGGTGCATTATAACATGGGCGGTATACCCACGAATTGGCGTGCACAA GTATTAACGCGAGAAAACGAAGAGGACAGACCGATCGAAGGGCTCTGGGCAGCCGGCGAGACCGCGTGTGCATCCGTTCACGGTGCTAATCGCCTGGGCGCTAACAGTCTTCTGGAACTTGTGATATTCGGCAAAGCCATCGCCGACCAGATCGACTGTATTGCTAGACCTGGCGAACGTCACGAAGATTTATcgtcg GACATTGGCGAGCAGTCGATTTGTCGCTTCGATGCAACCCGTTATGCGAAAGGTTGCGTTCCCGTTGTCGAGCTGCGCGAAGAGATGCAACGCACGATGCAGAGATTCTGCGGGGTATTCAGAACTTGTGATATTCTGCAGCGTGCATGCCGGGAGATGTCCCGTCTTTATACCTGCGATTTACCAGATTTATGC gtGCAAGATCAGTCCCTCATTTGGAACACCGAGCTCGCCGAGGCCTTGGAGCTACAAAACATGATGCTCGTCTGCATGCACATCGTATACGCGGCCGAAAATCGAAAGGAATCGAGAGGCTCGCACTCCAGGGAAGACTACAAG GACAGAGTTGATGAGTATGACTACACAAAACCGCTTGAGGGGCAAAAGAAACGACCTTACACGGAACACTGGCGTAAACATACGCTTACGTGGGCTCAGGAGGATGGAACG ATTTTTATCTCTTATCGGCCTGTTATCGATACGACTCTAGACGAAACCGAGGCCCAGCATGTGCCCCCTGCAATTCGCACATATTGA
- the LOC105195995 gene encoding enoyl-CoA hydratase domain-containing protein 3, mitochondrial isoform X2 encodes MIVSRFVLKNGLAVSQGRYITRTLSTEKKYVETTERNGVRTICLCDSSSRNSLSLEMMKTLVTEIKRDENNKDLRSIVLMSEPGKVFSAGHNLKELTAANAKFHKDVFETCSGLMRAISQSPVPVIAAVDGLAAAAGCQLVAACDITVCTERSSFSTPGANLGIFCSTPGIPLVRNVPRKSAMYMLFTGFSISGKEAYECGLVSKVVPNDKLDEEVRRITDAISTKSRSIMHIGKKFLHEQMSLDISTAYALGTEIMVNNLKMKDAQEGIRSFVEKRKPNWSHDYENN; translated from the exons ATGATAGTCTCAAGATTCGTGTTGAAAAATGGCCTCGCCGTTTCTCag GGAAGATACATTACAAGAACATTATCCACCGAAAAGAAATATGTGGAGACGACTGAGAGAAACGgg GTCAGAACCATCTGTTTGTGCGACTCTTCTTCGCGCAACTCTTTATCATTGGAAATGATGAAAACCCTGGTGACAGAGATCAAAAGGGACGAGAACAATAAGGATCTTCGATCGATTGTATTGATGTCCGAGCCAGGAAAGGTGTTCTCCGCCGGGCACAATCTGAAAGAACTG ACGGCTGCGAACGCCAAGTTTCACAAGGATGTGTTCGAGACCTGTTCAGGGCTAATGCGAGCCATCAGTCAGAGTCCAGTGCCGGTGATCGCGGCAGTGGATGGTTTGGCAGCTGCAGCCGGTTGTCAATTGGTCGCAGCATGTGACATCACGGTGTGCACCGAAAGAAGTTCGTTCTCTACTCCAGG AGCGAATCTTGGAATATTTTGCTCGACGCCGGGTATACCTCTAGTGCGCAATGTGCCAAGAAAAAGCGCAATGTACATGCTGTTCACGGGATTTTCCATTTCTGGCAAAGAAGCTTACGAGTGCGGTCTCGTTAGCAAAGTTGTGCCAAACGATAAGCTTG ATGAAGAAGTACGTCGAATTACAGATGCAATCAGCACGAAGAGCCGTTCGATCATGCATATAGGTAAAAAGTTCTTACACGAGCAAATGAGTCTTGATATATCGACGGCATATGCTTTGGGCACTGAGATAATGGTGAATAATTTGAAGATGAAAGATGCACAGGAAGGAATACGAAGTTTTGTAGAAAAGAGAAAGCCAAATTGGTCGCatgattatgaaaataattaa
- the LOC105195993 gene encoding uncharacterized protein LOC105195993 codes for MLCCVPKRLADGGPFYDEAPFHDGFLFHDGTANSSPSSVREIRIELFPEEDALSPTILLPCAICARTFLPQSLEKHARICERAAAKKRKPFDSAKQRIQGTELAEFMPKQEVRRHHQNERTTRSSWKETHDDFLRTIREARGDVMDSPKQCNSLNSSGAPTRANEKGTCPTCNRQFGMRAYDRHVAWCKDRVTQVPVSQATNLAKERLEARMRYRAPTLKNRRAINREKYSPGSGANQTAKTSVSSPALVKPKESISSVSCNRESPAKQKPAVVRQLRPGQLKDSPTSSGPMKSRLTDRVNRSCFHLLRPEEDHDSLSTSTSSRSVHPSHRSLHFPAKLRINDPVSSNEITSLHASRKQICQNKTVSQRVQNDDARNRETCSSARMQKNIVSARSQGHPRINDVTVNDKILGMIVQPCKIRIDTQKDDQLVTWKQISRKKNNRHSDEPVVDHNFSREFQLLDLDRLCDQEEEEKEEEESESRRTEKNALITENIFTPTDNKLEDCKIDKVNGNGVTWLNGIRNLNQTYLIKDSEDTEDLPSEIFHSKWKPIKHRIFPRIEFFLKDMEDETCDFDQKKLKRASVNDEEIGIKQVKELKVCIENEEDTVVSCTVEELKINDENNENNRKINNKEIEEATCKTEELKINNRDEEKRRASYEKTKTTECNIEKIDINTENTKEIEKMDDVDIAESDRLSVHKEDEEDEDRQTAMDKRIDESTKIEQNLSEPDQLIKSVNVTNSIAPNVSKKKNFIDNSQDYLVLKDEEIPQCNIYDNSLELKESTITFTCNQPNVNEIAPLNDSNNQADCNSNSEDETPACQTDSNRNSLDLTKNIKEISFSASSRIVSPEKNCARNAEKIEIIEERYEIDLTNNRNKRPKRNSKRLNSEVYSLSQNSEIAADNYPSTLLRVKSNRQFQENGFRSDNFENVENNTKDEKADFNTDSDNSCVDDKSRLLGRSIIKTEVMTGEGWRKKNVDSEFDYGSDNTARVGECNARDANGLESSITLTDYAEEESRYHDNEIFMNASVNFPKRVSGAARRAARERPVNPVEMKHKIREKMNLLRDSTNSLISSVEFVELASIRRPDANCGYERETIEIIRPRNRSSKMSKDLPDIKSDAGEAREDAERSYWKRTSKISRDRLTDFYPAYCAEYKFVKRNPGIRILPPVLNPFLINRRKIELETRPAWCNYVRRRPDFNLVLKARTGACKDYDPFLLAEQQMNDLLSDTSDQSMIGSPKLQQTRDNLYPLSHSSAFVKYPSSDKRTSLIAPPTEFDDLLSNFSSDSTETNSISREVFLKSNLAGKDATDTASPKSVRQLGRRVIIDKSKALGVDEHRDVDERRGVVSADRPRKIFDKVILKNTKPLMNRSNSIRASSAPRINSGSDRKTLSDMRKVQGSRIAEGQRSSDQNLNQRNNNYSSMSGSNLSLNSIISSSEPDVKRSNSMFDELITSFEENAFPGLRSFLNNESFDLSSPGGDRQRNGSLISDEELSSPDSYKPQDHSKISNDSAYSSLNRKYSHHGRSANDVIDRLDEDAPRNETSPTQTTSKCKLSKFCHECGQQFPETAKFCCECGMKRLAF; via the exons ATGCTGTGCTGTGTTCCGAAGAGACTCGCGGACGGGGGCCCGTTCTACGACGAGGCCCCGTTCCACGACGGGTTCCTGTTCCACGACGGGACCGCTAACAGTTCGCCGTCGTCCGTTCGCGAGATACGGATCGAGCTGTTCCCCGAGGAAG ATGCGCTGTCGCCGACGATTTTGCTGCCGTGCGCGATTTGCGCGCGGACCTTCCTGCCGCAGTCGCTGGAGAAACACGCGAGGATATGCGAGCGTGCCGCCGCCAAGAAGCGTAAACCCTTCGACTCGGCCAAGCAGAGGATCCAGGGCACCGAGTTGGCCGAATTCATGCCTAAGCAGGAGGTTCGGCGACATCATCAGAACGAGAGAACGACCAGATCCTCTTGGAAGGAGACCCACGACGACTTCCTGCGAACGATTCGCGAGGCGCGCGGCGACGTC ATGGACTCCCCCAAGCAATGCAATTCGTTGAACTCGTCGGGCGCCCCGACACGCGCCAACGAGAAGGGCACGTGTCCCACGTGCAACCGTCAGTTCGGCATGAGAGCCTATGATCGTCACGTAGCTTGGTGCAAAGACAGAGTCACCCAAGTGCCGGTAAGTCAGGCGACCAATCTGGCCAAGGAGCGATTAGAGGCACGTATGAGGTATAGGGCGCCGACCCTGAAGAACCGGCGAGCTATTAATCGTGAAAAGTACAGTCCGGGCTCGGGGGCGAATCAGACTGCCAAGACCTCGGTGTCATCGCCGGCGCTCGTTAAACCAAAGGAAAGTATCTCGAGCGTCAGCTGCAATCGAGAGAGTCCTGCCAAGCAGAAACCTGCCGTCGT GAGACAACTCCGTCCTGGACAACTGAAGGATTCTCCTACCTCATCTGGACCTATGAAGTCGCGTCTTACCGATCGTGTGAATAG ATCCTGTTTCCATCTCCTCAGGCCAGAGGAAGATCACGACTCCCTATCGACATCAACGTCCTCTCGATCCGTTCATCCTTCCCATCGTTCTCTTCACTTTCCTGCGAAACTCAGGATTAACGATCCGGTCTCTTCCAATGAGATCACATCACTGCATGCCTCGAGAAAACAAATTTGCCAAAACAAAACGGTCTCTCAACGCGTTCAAAACGACGATGCGAGAAATCGAGAAACCTGTTCCTCCGCCAGAATGCAGAAAAACATCGTCTCTGCCAGAAGTCAGGGTCATCCGAGAATCAACGATGTCACCGTGAATGATAAAATTCTAGGAATGATTGTGCAGCCGTGCAAAATACGTATAGACACGCAAAAAGACGATCAGTTAGTAACGTGGAAGCAGATCAGTCGTAAGAAAAATAATCGTCACTCTGATGAACCTGTTGTTGATCATAATTTCTCGCGAGAGTTTCAGCTACTCGATCTTGATCGATTGTGTgatcaagaagaagaagaaaaagaagaagaagaaagtgaaagtcggagaacagaaaaaaatgcattaattacagaaaacatttttactccAACCGACAACAAGTTGGAAGATTGTAAGATTGATAAAGTGAATGGAAACGGCGTCACATGGTTGAACGGTATTCGGAATTTGAATCAGACATACTTGATAAAAGATTCGGAGGATACTGAGGATCTTCCGTCGGAGATTTTTCACAGCAAGTGGAAACCGATTAAGCACAGAATTTTTCCTCGCATAGAATTTTTCCTGAAAGATATGGAAGATGAAACCTGCGATTTTGAtcaaaagaaattgaaaagagCCTCAGTAAACGACGAAGAAATTGGAATTAAACAAGTGAAAGAATTAAAAGTGTGtattgaaaatgaagaagacaCTGTGGTGAGCTGTACAGTagaggaattaaaaataaatgatgaaaataatgaaaataatcggaaaattaataataaggaGATTGAAGAGGCAACATGTAAAACAGAAgagcttaaaataaataatagagatGAAGAAAAACGAAGAGCGAGTTATGAAAAGACAAAAACTACAGAAtgtaacattgaaaaaatagatataaatactgaaaatacgaaagaaattgagaaaatggaTGATGTAGATATTGCAGAATCAGATAGATTAAGTGTTCataaagaagatgaagaagatgAAGATCGACAAACAGCAATGGATAAAAGAATTGATGAAAGTACGAAAATTGAGCAAAATTTATCCGAACCTGATCAACTAATTAAATCGGTCAATGTAACGAATTCAATTGCACCGAATGTAtcgaagaaaaagaattttattgataacaGTCAAGATTATCTGGTCCTTAAAGACGAAGAAATACCACAATGTAATATATACGATAATTCGCTTGAATTAAAAGAAAGTACAATAACTTTTACATGCAATCAACCTAACGTGAACGAGATAGCACCTCTAAACGATAGTAATAATCAAGCTGATTGTAATTCGAATTCTGAGGATGAAACTCCAGCATGTCAAACCGATAGCAATCGCAATTCGTTAGatctaacaaaaaatatcaaagaaatatcattttctgCATCCAGTCGGATTGTTAGCCcagaaaaaaattgtgcaagaaatgctgaaaaaattgaaataattgaagaaaGATATGAAATTGATTTAACCAATAACCGTAATAAAAGACCTAAGAGAAATTCAAAGAGATTAAACTCGGAAGTGTATTCGCTTTCGCAAAATTCGGAAATTGCTGCTGATAATTACCCGAGTACACTTTTGCGTGTCAAGagcaacagacaatttcaagaAAACGGCTTCCGTtctgataattttgaaaatgtcGAGAATAACACGAAAGATGAAAAGGCAGATTTCAACACGGATTCAGATAACAGCTGTGTGGACGATAAATCAAGGCTCCTCGGCCGTTCGATCATTAAAACGGAAGTTATGACAGGTGAAGGTTGGCGCAAGAAGAACGTGGACAGCGAATTCGATTACGGTAGCGATAATACTGCGCGTGTCGGGGAATGTAATGCGCGGGATGCTAATGGTTTAGAGTCATCAATCACGTTGACGGACTACGCGGAGGAGGAGTCACGGTATCACGATAACGAGATTTTCATGAACGCGAGCGTGAATTTTCCAAAACGCGTCTCCGGCGCGGCTAGAAGGGCCGCGCGAGAGCGACCGGTCAATCCTGTCGAGATGAAGCACAAAATCAGGGAGAAAATGAATCTTCTTCGCGACAGCACCAATTCCCTGATATCCTCGGTCGAGTTTGTCGAACTCGCGAGCATCAGACGGCCCGACGCGAACTGCGGTTACGAACGAGAGACCATTGAGATAATCAGACCGAGGAACAGAAGCAGCAAGATGTCCAAGGATTTGCCTGATATAAAGAGTGATGCGGGGGAGGCGAGAGAAGATGCTGAGAGATCGTACTGGAAGAGGACCTCTAAGATCTCGCGGGATAGACTGACTGATTTTTATCCTGCGTATTGCGCGGAGTACAAGTTTGTTAAGAGAAATCCTGGAATCCGTATCCTCCCTCCTGTCCTGAATCCATTCTTAATTAACCGAAG GAAAATTGAACTGGAGACACGTCCTGCTTGGTGCAATTATGTACGCAGGAGGCCGGACTTTAATCTCGTACTTAAGGCTAGAAC CGGCGCTTGCAAGGACTACGATCCCTTTCTACTGGCCGAACAGCAGATGAACGACCTGCTGTCGGATACGAGCGATCAGTCTATGATTGGGAGTCCCAAGCTCCAACAGACTCGTGATAACCTCTATCCTCTCTCGCACTCCTCCGCCTTTGTAAAATATCCTTCTTCCGACAAGAGAACGTCTCTCATAGCGCCACCCACCGAGTTCGACGACCTCTTGTCCAATTTCTCGAGTGACTCCACCGAGACCAACTCGATTTCGCGCGAGGTCTTCCTGAAGTCCAATCTCGCGGGCAAAGATGCGACAGATACCGCAAGCCCAAAATCCGTCAGGCAATTGGGTAGACGAGTTATTATCGATAAATCGAAGGCGCTGGGCGTCGACGAACATCGCGACGTTGACGAACGTCGCGGCGTCGTCAGCGCCGACAGACCGCGCAAGATCTTCGACAAGGTCATACTAAAAAATACGAAACCGCTAATGAACCGATCCAATTCGATCCGGGCCTCGTCTGCACCTAGAATCAATTCGGGCTCCGACAGGAAGACCTTGAGCGACATGAGAAAGGTTCAAGGTTCCAGAATTGCCGAGGGCCAAAGGTCGTCGGACCAGAATCTCAATCAAAGAAACAATAACTATTCATCCATGTCCGGCAGCAACCTCAGTCTAAACTCGATCATCTCCTCCTCGGAGCCAGACGTCAAGCGATCGAACTCGATGTTCGATGAGCTGATAACGTCCTTCGAGGAGAACGCGTTTCCCGGACTGAGATCCTTCCTTAATAACGAATCCTTCGACCTGTCCAGCCCCGGTGGTGACAGACAGCGAAACGGCAGCCTGATCAGCGACGAAGAATTGTCCTCGCCCGACAGCTACAAGCCGCAGGATCACAGCAAGATCAGCAACGACTCTGCCTACAGCAG TTTAAATCGCAAATATTCGCACCATGGACGCAGCGCCAACGATGTGATCGATCGCCTGGACGAGGACGCACCAAGGAACGAGACGTCGCCGACTCAAACGACAAGCAAATGCAAGCTGTCCAAGTTCTGTCACGAGTGCGGTCAGCAATTTCCAGAAACCGCCAAATTCTGTTGCGAGTGCGGCATGAAAAGACTCGCGTTTTGA
- the LOC105195995 gene encoding enoyl-CoA hydratase domain-containing protein 3, mitochondrial isoform X3: protein MMKTLVTEIKRDENNKDLRSIVLMSEPGKVFSAGHNLKELTAANAKFHKDVFETCSGLMRAISQSPVPVIAAVDGLAAAAGCQLVAACDITVCTERSSFSTPGANLGIFCSTPGIPLVRNVPRKSAMYMLFTGFSISGKEAYECGLVSKVVPNDKLDEEVRRITDAISTKSRSIMHIGKKFLHEQMSLDISTAYALGTEIMVNNLKMKDAQEGIRSFVEKRKPNWSHDYENN from the exons ATGATGAAAACCCTGGTGACAGAGATCAAAAGGGACGAGAACAATAAGGATCTTCGATCGATTGTATTGATGTCCGAGCCAGGAAAGGTGTTCTCCGCCGGGCACAATCTGAAAGAACTG ACGGCTGCGAACGCCAAGTTTCACAAGGATGTGTTCGAGACCTGTTCAGGGCTAATGCGAGCCATCAGTCAGAGTCCAGTGCCGGTGATCGCGGCAGTGGATGGTTTGGCAGCTGCAGCCGGTTGTCAATTGGTCGCAGCATGTGACATCACGGTGTGCACCGAAAGAAGTTCGTTCTCTACTCCAGG AGCGAATCTTGGAATATTTTGCTCGACGCCGGGTATACCTCTAGTGCGCAATGTGCCAAGAAAAAGCGCAATGTACATGCTGTTCACGGGATTTTCCATTTCTGGCAAAGAAGCTTACGAGTGCGGTCTCGTTAGCAAAGTTGTGCCAAACGATAAGCTTG ATGAAGAAGTACGTCGAATTACAGATGCAATCAGCACGAAGAGCCGTTCGATCATGCATATAGGTAAAAAGTTCTTACACGAGCAAATGAGTCTTGATATATCGACGGCATATGCTTTGGGCACTGAGATAATGGTGAATAATTTGAAGATGAAAGATGCACAGGAAGGAATACGAAGTTTTGTAGAAAAGAGAAAGCCAAATTGGTCGCatgattatgaaaataattaa
- the LOC105195990 gene encoding uncharacterized protein LOC105195990 isoform X1, translating to MNLIETTIDAGGCLRLEASRKIEPRRGNRDRQRGSTPKTSLATRRRYTRREITELFFEGCIDCEKMASIPQGAFAVRKVRCNEEHAVSMSMMEKKERTEDKKENIFNPRPFLEGWELTPLKYNSKLMNSIWGLYNRYSVHNFKKNTDAEKGARGGVAAAIWGAILENQPPAASVVATTTAEAPQIMRAGNHL from the exons ATGAATCTTATCGAGACGACCATCGACGCTGGCGGATGTCTGAGGCTTGAGGCTTCCCGGAAAATTGAACCTCGAAGAGGAAATCGGGACAGGCAGAGAGGAAGCACGCCGAAGACGAGCCTGGCTACGCGAAGACGATATACGAGAAGAGAgataacagaattatttttcgAAGGTTGCATCG ATTGTGAAAAAATGGCTTCCATTCCGCAAGGTGCTTTCGCAGTGCGGAAAGTTCGTTGTAACGAGGAGCACGCTGTTTCCATGTCTATGatggagaaaaaagaaaggactGAAGATAAGAAGGAAAATATATTCAATCCGAGGCCTTTTTTAGAAG GTTGGGAGTTGACGCCGCTCAAATACAACAGCAAGCTGATGAACAGCATTTGGGGCCTGTACAATCGCTATTCGGTGCATAACTTTAAGAAGAACACTGATGCCGAGAAGGGGGCCCGCGGGGGGGTGGCCGCGGCGATCTGGGGTGCTATTTTGGAGAATCAGCCCCCGGCCGCCAGCGTcgtcgccaccaccaccgcgGAAGCCCCTCAGATCATGAGAGCCGGAAATCATCTTTAA
- the LOC105195990 gene encoding uncharacterized protein LOC105195990 isoform X2: MNLIETTIDAGGCLRLEASRKIEPRRGNRDRQRGSTPKTSLATRRRYTRREITELFFEDCEKMASIPQGAFAVRKVRCNEEHAVSMSMMEKKERTEDKKENIFNPRPFLEGWELTPLKYNSKLMNSIWGLYNRYSVHNFKKNTDAEKGARGGVAAAIWGAILENQPPAASVVATTTAEAPQIMRAGNHL, encoded by the exons ATGAATCTTATCGAGACGACCATCGACGCTGGCGGATGTCTGAGGCTTGAGGCTTCCCGGAAAATTGAACCTCGAAGAGGAAATCGGGACAGGCAGAGAGGAAGCACGCCGAAGACGAGCCTGGCTACGCGAAGACGATATACGAGAAGAGAgataacagaattatttttcgAAG ATTGTGAAAAAATGGCTTCCATTCCGCAAGGTGCTTTCGCAGTGCGGAAAGTTCGTTGTAACGAGGAGCACGCTGTTTCCATGTCTATGatggagaaaaaagaaaggactGAAGATAAGAAGGAAAATATATTCAATCCGAGGCCTTTTTTAGAAG GTTGGGAGTTGACGCCGCTCAAATACAACAGCAAGCTGATGAACAGCATTTGGGGCCTGTACAATCGCTATTCGGTGCATAACTTTAAGAAGAACACTGATGCCGAGAAGGGGGCCCGCGGGGGGGTGGCCGCGGCGATCTGGGGTGCTATTTTGGAGAATCAGCCCCCGGCCGCCAGCGTcgtcgccaccaccaccgcgGAAGCCCCTCAGATCATGAGAGCCGGAAATCATCTTTAA
- the LOC105195995 gene encoding enoyl-CoA hydratase domain-containing protein 3, mitochondrial isoform X1 — protein MRCTYMCASAVSFALLYTDWLVRTRTYRGNISNGARKSTFSGRYITRTLSTEKKYVETTERNGVRTICLCDSSSRNSLSLEMMKTLVTEIKRDENNKDLRSIVLMSEPGKVFSAGHNLKELTAANAKFHKDVFETCSGLMRAISQSPVPVIAAVDGLAAAAGCQLVAACDITVCTERSSFSTPGANLGIFCSTPGIPLVRNVPRKSAMYMLFTGFSISGKEAYECGLVSKVVPNDKLDEEVRRITDAISTKSRSIMHIGKKFLHEQMSLDISTAYALGTEIMVNNLKMKDAQEGIRSFVEKRKPNWSHDYENN, from the exons atgcgtTGCACGTATATGTGCGCGTCAGCTGTTTCATTCGCCTTGCTCTACACTGATTGGCTCGTGAGAACAAGAACGTATCGCGGGAATATTTCAAACGGCGCGCGAAAATCCACTTTCTCG GGAAGATACATTACAAGAACATTATCCACCGAAAAGAAATATGTGGAGACGACTGAGAGAAACGgg GTCAGAACCATCTGTTTGTGCGACTCTTCTTCGCGCAACTCTTTATCATTGGAAATGATGAAAACCCTGGTGACAGAGATCAAAAGGGACGAGAACAATAAGGATCTTCGATCGATTGTATTGATGTCCGAGCCAGGAAAGGTGTTCTCCGCCGGGCACAATCTGAAAGAACTG ACGGCTGCGAACGCCAAGTTTCACAAGGATGTGTTCGAGACCTGTTCAGGGCTAATGCGAGCCATCAGTCAGAGTCCAGTGCCGGTGATCGCGGCAGTGGATGGTTTGGCAGCTGCAGCCGGTTGTCAATTGGTCGCAGCATGTGACATCACGGTGTGCACCGAAAGAAGTTCGTTCTCTACTCCAGG AGCGAATCTTGGAATATTTTGCTCGACGCCGGGTATACCTCTAGTGCGCAATGTGCCAAGAAAAAGCGCAATGTACATGCTGTTCACGGGATTTTCCATTTCTGGCAAAGAAGCTTACGAGTGCGGTCTCGTTAGCAAAGTTGTGCCAAACGATAAGCTTG ATGAAGAAGTACGTCGAATTACAGATGCAATCAGCACGAAGAGCCGTTCGATCATGCATATAGGTAAAAAGTTCTTACACGAGCAAATGAGTCTTGATATATCGACGGCATATGCTTTGGGCACTGAGATAATGGTGAATAATTTGAAGATGAAAGATGCACAGGAAGGAATACGAAGTTTTGTAGAAAAGAGAAAGCCAAATTGGTCGCatgattatgaaaataattaa